In Chitinophaga sp. HK235, a single window of DNA contains:
- a CDS encoding NirD/YgiW/YdeI family stress tolerance protein: MKCLLFCLLLPCLFFQHKQYYTIGEVLKNARQLTHDSVTVRIRGYITGKVNRSTYLFEDRTAEIKVDIPDKFLPSKPFNDKDEVIIEALVQYEINKPVTLMANRPVVND, encoded by the coding sequence ATGAAGTGTCTGTTATTTTGTTTGTTGTTGCCATGTTTGTTTTTTCAGCATAAGCAGTATTACACGATCGGCGAGGTATTAAAAAATGCCCGTCAGCTAACCCACGACAGTGTGACTGTCAGGATCCGCGGATATATTACCGGGAAGGTCAATAGGTCAACATATCTTTTTGAAGACAGAACAGCTGAAATAAAAGTGGATATCCCGGATAAATTTCTTCCTTCCAAACCCTTTAATGACAAGGATGAAGTGATCATTGAAGCGTTGGTGCAGTACGAAATAAACAAGCCGGTCACCCTGATGGCAAACCGGCCTGTTGTCAATGATTAG
- a CDS encoding SDR family NAD(P)-dependent oxidoreductase: MDLYLKGKTAIVTGASQGIGRAITQELAIEGVKVLAVARNEDLLNSLKEEVIAAGGVEPVLLVQDFVAPDAPEKIAAAALSSLGQVDILINNAGRSRPLDVVGPDDEWSAAMTLDFDRHRQLTQQLLPHMIERKQGAILNISSSYELREVNASAVVKAAGVVWAKQLAAQLGKHGIRVNSLQPGLIDTNNIRRFFPGEERSKFVAQAIPLGDFGEPQDMANMAVFLVSPRARYITGTVATVDGGLRHHPF, encoded by the coding sequence ATGGACTTGTATTTAAAAGGAAAAACCGCTATAGTAACCGGTGCCAGCCAGGGAATCGGAAGAGCCATCACTCAGGAATTAGCTATCGAAGGTGTAAAAGTTTTAGCGGTAGCGAGAAACGAAGATTTACTGAACAGCCTTAAAGAAGAAGTAATAGCCGCCGGCGGCGTAGAGCCGGTACTGTTAGTGCAGGATTTCGTTGCACCGGATGCACCAGAGAAAATTGCCGCAGCAGCACTGTCCAGCCTGGGACAGGTTGATATTCTCATCAATAATGCAGGCCGCAGCCGTCCGCTGGATGTTGTTGGGCCGGATGATGAATGGTCCGCAGCCATGACACTGGACTTCGACCGGCACCGTCAACTCACGCAGCAACTCCTGCCTCATATGATAGAACGCAAACAGGGAGCTATTCTGAACATCTCCAGTTCGTATGAATTAAGGGAAGTAAATGCTTCTGCAGTAGTCAAAGCAGCCGGAGTTGTATGGGCCAAACAGCTGGCCGCACAGCTGGGCAAACACGGTATCAGGGTCAACAGCCTGCAGCCCGGACTCATAGATACTAACAATATACGCCGCTTCTTCCCGGGAGAAGAACGCAGTAAATTCGTTGCACAGGCCATCCCGCTGGGTGATTTCGGTGAACCGCAGGATATGGCCAACATGGCCGTTTTCCTGGTATCGCCCCGCGCACGATATATCACCGGCACTGTGGCCACAGTGGATGGCGGATTACGTCATCACCCATTCTGA
- a CDS encoding hemolysin family protein produces the protein MLLQVFLTFFLVLLNGFFVAAEFAIVKVRSSQINSKGGLTRASTAAKHILSNLDGYLAATQLGITLASLGLGWVGESVVTTLILRLMEALHISVTETTAHSIAIPVAFLTITILHIVFGELAPKSMAIRKPLPTTLTVALPLRFFFVIFRPFIWLLNGLANSILRMAGLTPVGESEIHSEEELKLIISESQEGGAIEETERELIQNVFEFDDSRVKEILIHRKDISALDISQPFQQLVDQVIKDGYSRYPVYNNSLDELKGVIYTKDLVRGVLEKTLNNIQDILKPCFYVPDSMKIKDLLRTFQSQRLQMAIVTNEFGDTEGIVTMEDILEELVGDIQDEHDQETPIVEKKEENIYLVDAHEYLADINELLPVPLPESEHYETLSGLINYTHGNIPREGDVLIIENYEVLILKMFRSSVEKARLTLIR, from the coding sequence ATGCTTTTGCAAGTTTTTCTGACTTTTTTTCTTGTTTTATTAAATGGGTTTTTTGTAGCGGCAGAATTTGCCATTGTCAAAGTACGATCTTCACAGATTAACAGTAAAGGAGGCCTGACAAGAGCTTCCACCGCAGCTAAACATATTTTAAGCAATCTTGATGGATACCTGGCTGCCACTCAGTTGGGTATCACCCTGGCCTCTCTGGGCCTTGGATGGGTGGGAGAATCAGTTGTCACTACGCTGATACTCAGGCTGATGGAGGCGCTTCACATCAGTGTCACTGAAACCACCGCCCACAGTATTGCCATTCCTGTTGCTTTTCTGACTATTACGATCCTTCATATCGTTTTTGGTGAGCTGGCGCCTAAATCCATGGCCATCCGTAAGCCACTGCCTACCACACTCACGGTGGCACTGCCACTCCGTTTCTTTTTTGTTATTTTCAGGCCCTTTATCTGGCTGTTAAATGGTCTGGCCAATAGTATCCTCCGTATGGCAGGATTAACGCCTGTAGGTGAGTCTGAAATTCACTCTGAAGAGGAATTGAAACTCATCATCTCTGAAAGCCAGGAAGGTGGTGCCATTGAAGAAACCGAACGCGAGCTGATACAAAACGTCTTCGAATTCGATGACAGCCGTGTAAAAGAAATCCTGATACACCGGAAAGACATCTCTGCCCTCGATATCAGCCAGCCCTTCCAGCAGCTGGTAGACCAGGTAATCAAAGATGGCTATTCCCGCTATCCGGTTTACAACAATTCACTCGACGAACTGAAAGGTGTTATCTATACCAAAGACCTCGTTAGAGGGGTACTGGAAAAAACACTCAACAATATCCAGGACATTCTGAAACCTTGTTTTTATGTGCCCGACAGCATGAAAATCAAGGACCTCCTGCGTACTTTCCAGAGCCAGCGCCTGCAGATGGCCATCGTAACCAATGAATTTGGTGATACCGAAGGAATTGTGACCATGGAGGATATTCTGGAAGAACTGGTAGGGGATATCCAGGATGAACACGATCAGGAAACTCCTATCGTGGAGAAAAAAGAAGAAAACATCTACCTCGTGGATGCCCATGAATACCTCGCAGATATCAACGAGCTGCTGCCGGTGCCACTGCCGGAAAGTGAACATTATGAAACCCTCTCCGGTTTGATAAACTACACCCATGGTAACATCCCGAGGGAAGGAGATGTGTTGATTATTGAAAACTATGAAGTGCTGATTCTGAAGATGTTCCGAAGCTCTGTTGAAAAAGCACGTTTAACGCTGATCCGATAA
- a CDS encoding helix-turn-helix domain-containing protein gives MAARKKNSTYTLNEQSLIECDLSFAVNKIGGRWKLQIISMLEDGKHRYGEIKKEFSHITERMLTLQLRALEEDGIIKRTVYAEVPPRVEYELTEAALELIPILKLLSEWGSRNRPHS, from the coding sequence ATGGCAGCCAGGAAGAAAAATTCTACGTATACACTTAATGAACAATCACTTATCGAATGTGATCTCAGTTTTGCTGTGAACAAGATAGGCGGACGATGGAAGCTACAGATCATCAGTATGCTGGAAGACGGGAAACACAGATATGGTGAGATAAAGAAAGAATTCTCACATATTACGGAACGTATGCTGACCTTGCAATTACGGGCTTTGGAGGAAGATGGAATTATCAAGCGTACCGTCTACGCAGAAGTGCCGCCAAGGGTAGAGTATGAACTCACAGAAGCCGCATTGGAACTGATCCCGATTTTAAAACTACTAAGCGAATGGGGTAGCAGAAACCGGCCTCACAGTTGA
- a CDS encoding TIM-barrel domain-containing protein, with protein MNRISLKLMAIGCLLVALFAASSFNASAQYRLRFNGASNFVELNGKDLPPPYTVECLVSRNKVTTYSTLLTAGDYESGIRLEQYNNTNKIGLTQKGKFDVLFDYELPVGKLTHLALVADSTGTSLYIDGKFIQRIDKSIPLPRNQIGLDADGFGTLNATVDELRMWDTTLAPQAIARLAFKAVTDKDPAYNHLLHYYTFDEGSGNVVKDHKGTLNGKIFLATYEKVYPLDIAITNIVAPLNGKDHFSSKEPVIIRVTNLGTRPVASPVKIQYTLGYGSPVKTVTVPFNTQPLPPYAIRDIQLETADLSAKGIWPLEVKAILPGDENTGNNTLSTHLLLKKVPLTDIKKVAQKPGIIDFTLGNAFVQLQWVADDIYRLQVNSNGKFEAATRNGIVVWNGDKPVSYTLKDRKTFYEISTARVTLHVYKAPFRIAMYDKAGQLVMEETAPLSMGEYATQTLRRGPQDYFYGGGMQNGNFSHRDSIVNIRNNFGNWGANTTSNPAPFFVSTAGYGIFRNTFNKGTYDFRDTVVLQHEGYSLDAWYFYGPSLKTVLEQYTHVTGRPFMVPRWGLEFGDADCYNKKGVTGDVIKKVAEKYREQNIPGGWILPNDGYGCGYQGLDTVVQRLHQLGFYTGLWTENGVEKIKDEVGRLGTRCMKLDVAWVGPGYKWGLDGCRSAFNGIEQNADARGFVWCVAGWAGTQRYATVWSGDQSGNWEYIRFHIPTVIGSGLSGFNYATGDVDGIFKGSAKTYVRDMQWKCFTPVYMAISGWAKANKQPWAYGEPYTAINRKYMQLKMRLTPYMYSYCREAYETGTPVCRAMVLEYPQDPVTWGRETQYQFMSGQYLLVAPVYKDEEKRDSIYLPAGQWTDYDNGTAYQGGRWLNDFAAPLDKLPLFVKQGAIIPKYPAMLYDAEKPKDTLTLEIYPGADGHFKLYEDDGATLAYRKDNAYAYTNISSTTAGKEIRIKVAATTGTYRGQLPQRSLKLEVFSNTRPKAVTLNGKPLRWSFDSTCKKGCIFIDAGVLDICQSADIHLTIE; from the coding sequence ATGAACAGGATTTCGCTGAAACTAATGGCGATAGGGTGCCTGCTGGTAGCCCTTTTCGCCGCTTCCTCCTTTAATGCCTCCGCTCAATACCGGCTCCGGTTTAACGGTGCCAGCAATTTTGTGGAGCTCAACGGGAAAGATCTCCCACCGCCTTACACCGTGGAATGCCTGGTAAGTCGAAATAAAGTCACTACCTATTCCACACTGCTGACAGCCGGTGACTACGAGAGCGGTATCCGCCTCGAACAATATAACAATACCAACAAAATAGGACTGACCCAAAAAGGGAAGTTCGATGTGCTGTTTGATTACGAGCTGCCGGTAGGTAAACTAACGCATCTGGCGCTGGTAGCAGATAGCACAGGTACCTCCCTCTATATCGACGGGAAATTTATACAACGGATAGATAAGAGCATTCCTTTGCCCCGCAACCAGATAGGGCTGGATGCAGACGGTTTTGGTACGCTCAACGCCACGGTAGACGAGCTGCGCATGTGGGATACCACCCTCGCCCCGCAAGCCATTGCCCGCCTGGCTTTTAAAGCGGTAACAGACAAAGATCCTGCTTATAACCACCTGCTGCATTACTACACCTTCGATGAAGGCAGTGGCAACGTGGTAAAAGACCATAAGGGCACCCTCAACGGAAAAATATTTCTGGCCACCTACGAAAAAGTCTATCCGCTGGACATCGCCATCACCAATATAGTGGCGCCGCTCAACGGAAAAGACCACTTCTCTTCCAAAGAGCCGGTCATCATCCGTGTAACCAACCTCGGTACCCGGCCGGTAGCCTCACCAGTGAAAATACAGTACACGCTGGGCTACGGCAGCCCGGTTAAAACAGTGACCGTTCCTTTTAATACACAGCCACTGCCACCTTATGCCATCCGGGATATACAGCTCGAAACAGCCGACTTGTCTGCCAAAGGCATCTGGCCCCTGGAAGTGAAAGCGATACTGCCCGGCGATGAAAATACCGGCAACAATACACTGTCCACTCACCTGTTACTGAAAAAAGTGCCGCTCACCGACATCAAAAAAGTTGCGCAAAAGCCCGGTATCATTGACTTTACACTGGGTAATGCTTTTGTGCAGCTACAATGGGTGGCAGATGATATATACAGGCTGCAGGTCAACTCCAACGGGAAGTTTGAAGCCGCCACACGAAACGGTATTGTGGTATGGAACGGTGATAAACCGGTATCCTATACCTTGAAAGACCGGAAAACATTTTATGAGATCAGCACAGCCCGGGTAACGCTGCATGTCTATAAAGCACCTTTTCGTATAGCCATGTACGATAAAGCAGGCCAGTTGGTGATGGAAGAAACAGCACCGCTGAGTATGGGAGAATATGCTACGCAGACCCTGCGTCGCGGCCCGCAGGACTACTTTTACGGTGGCGGTATGCAGAACGGCAATTTCTCTCACCGCGACAGCATCGTTAATATCCGCAACAACTTCGGCAACTGGGGAGCGAACACTACCTCCAATCCGGCACCGTTTTTTGTCAGCACTGCCGGTTATGGCATCTTCAGAAATACGTTTAATAAAGGTACTTACGACTTCCGGGATACGGTTGTACTGCAGCATGAAGGCTATTCCCTGGATGCCTGGTATTTTTACGGGCCTTCGCTGAAGACAGTGCTGGAGCAGTATACACATGTTACCGGCCGTCCTTTTATGGTGCCGCGCTGGGGGCTTGAGTTTGGTGATGCAGACTGTTACAATAAAAAAGGTGTTACTGGTGATGTAATCAAAAAAGTAGCGGAAAAATACCGCGAACAAAACATACCTGGTGGCTGGATACTACCCAACGATGGTTATGGATGTGGCTACCAGGGCCTCGATACCGTGGTGCAGCGTTTGCATCAGCTGGGCTTCTATACCGGCCTGTGGACAGAAAACGGAGTAGAAAAAATCAAAGACGAAGTAGGTCGGCTGGGTACCCGTTGCATGAAGCTGGACGTGGCCTGGGTAGGTCCGGGTTATAAATGGGGCCTCGATGGCTGCCGCTCTGCATTCAATGGTATCGAGCAAAATGCGGATGCCCGTGGTTTTGTATGGTGTGTGGCCGGCTGGGCTGGTACGCAGCGTTATGCTACTGTCTGGAGTGGTGATCAGAGCGGCAACTGGGAATACATCCGTTTTCACATCCCTACTGTGATTGGTAGCGGTTTGTCGGGCTTTAACTACGCCACCGGCGATGTGGACGGTATTTTTAAAGGCAGCGCTAAAACGTATGTGCGCGATATGCAATGGAAATGTTTCACGCCGGTATATATGGCTATCAGTGGTTGGGCTAAAGCCAACAAACAACCCTGGGCTTACGGTGAACCCTATACGGCCATCAATCGCAAGTATATGCAGCTGAAGATGCGGCTGACCCCTTATATGTATTCTTACTGCAGAGAAGCCTATGAAACGGGTACGCCCGTATGCCGGGCCATGGTACTGGAGTATCCGCAGGACCCCGTTACCTGGGGCCGCGAAACCCAATACCAGTTTATGAGCGGACAATACCTGCTGGTAGCACCTGTTTACAAAGACGAAGAAAAACGCGACAGTATCTATCTGCCGGCAGGGCAGTGGACAGACTATGACAATGGTACCGCTTATCAGGGTGGCCGCTGGCTGAACGATTTTGCCGCTCCGCTGGATAAATTGCCGCTGTTTGTAAAACAAGGCGCTATCATTCCTAAATATCCAGCCATGCTGTATGATGCGGAAAAGCCAAAAGACACGCTCACCCTGGAAATTTATCCTGGTGCTGATGGCCACTTTAAACTGTATGAAGATGATGGTGCCACGCTGGCTTATAGGAAAGATAACGCCTATGCCTACACGAATATTTCATCCACTACTGCCGGTAAGGAAATACGGATAAAGGTAGCAGCTACTACCGGCACTTACCGGGGACAGCTGCCTCAGCGGAGCCTGAAGCTGGAAGTATTCTCCAATACCCGTCCAAAGGCGGTAACGTTGAACGGCAAACCGCTGCGCTGGTCATTTGACTCCACTTGTAAAAAAGGTTGCATCTTTATCGATGCAGGCGTACTGGATATCTGTCAGTCCGCTGATATCCATCTGACGATTGAATAA
- a CDS encoding sulfite exporter TauE/SafE family protein has protein sequence MEKETQTLVTTAPAEQAALPPLIVRGTVADSTAVKKQRWIYWLTGFILLAITLTLVWYLVPEFRTHVEDVPSTFYYFLIAGFIFAMIDGAIGMSYGITSTTFSLSMGIPPASASTAVHISEILSNGIAGWMHFRMGNVNKKLFKILIIPGITGAVIGAYLLSSLEHYSMYTKPVVSLYTLILGSVIFKRAIRAQKEKQVSKKIKRIGFLGFGGGFIDAIGGGGWGSIVLSSLIAGGRHPRFSLGTVKATRFFIAMLSSLTFVAALSYVHWDAVLGLVIGSAIASPIAARVSNKISAKTIMVAVAVIVIAASVKSIYAFLFKIL, from the coding sequence ATGGAGAAAGAAACACAAACACTCGTCACCACGGCGCCGGCAGAACAAGCGGCCTTACCACCACTGATTGTGAGAGGTACCGTTGCCGACAGTACCGCGGTGAAAAAGCAGCGATGGATATATTGGTTGACAGGCTTTATACTCCTTGCCATCACCCTTACATTGGTATGGTACCTGGTACCGGAATTCAGGACGCATGTTGAAGATGTACCTTCTACCTTTTATTACTTTCTGATTGCCGGATTTATTTTTGCCATGATTGACGGTGCCATCGGTATGTCGTACGGCATTACCTCCACCACTTTTTCCCTGAGCATGGGTATCCCGCCCGCATCAGCCAGCACGGCAGTACATATTTCCGAAATACTTAGTAACGGAATTGCCGGATGGATGCACTTCAGGATGGGGAATGTCAATAAAAAGCTGTTTAAAATACTGATCATACCGGGTATTACCGGTGCAGTCATCGGTGCCTATCTCCTTTCTTCCCTGGAGCATTATTCGATGTATACCAAACCGGTTGTTTCCCTGTATACGCTGATACTCGGCTCCGTTATCTTCAAAAGAGCCATCAGGGCACAAAAAGAAAAACAGGTCTCAAAAAAAATAAAAAGGATTGGATTTCTGGGCTTCGGTGGCGGCTTCATCGATGCAATCGGCGGCGGAGGCTGGGGATCTATCGTATTGTCCTCCCTCATCGCCGGAGGCAGACACCCGCGTTTTTCCCTGGGCACGGTGAAGGCTACCCGCTTTTTCATTGCCATGCTGAGCTCCCTCACCTTTGTGGCGGCTTTATCCTATGTACACTGGGATGCCGTACTGGGACTGGTGATCGGCAGCGCCATTGCGTCTCCGATCGCGGCGAGAGTATCCAATAAAATATCTGCTAAAACTATCATGGTGGCGGTAGCCGTGATCGTAATCGCTGCCAGCGTCAAGAGTATCTACGCCTTTCTCTTTAAAATACTATAA
- a CDS encoding pirin family protein translates to MEKKILHVLEGREKRITDTEVVRQSLPTMQFRFANPFIVVHHMPAKYFAPGSPEDRLHPHPHRGFAPVTFMLQGQGYHRDNAGNAMTVTAGDVQWMFAGKGILHSEGPSEDFLREGGTYELLQLWFNVPAARKGENPYYQYVKGTDMPPVAQADGVSLTLVSGNYEGKTGPLQNYTPITAIWGSIQAGKKVTLKATPGYWTLLYAIDGQITVNGTTVNGYHLVVFDKDDASPDIQITADETTRLLYLCAEPINEPIAAKDNFVMNTAEEIEQAFADYKNGLFGTLEA, encoded by the coding sequence ATGGAAAAGAAAATCCTGCATGTGCTGGAAGGCCGGGAGAAACGGATTACAGACACAGAAGTGGTTAGACAGTCACTGCCTACGATGCAGTTTCGTTTTGCTAATCCATTTATTGTGGTGCATCATATGCCCGCAAAATATTTCGCACCGGGATCTCCGGAAGACAGACTGCACCCCCATCCGCACCGCGGTTTTGCTCCGGTGACGTTTATGTTGCAGGGGCAAGGCTATCACCGCGATAATGCCGGCAACGCCATGACAGTTACAGCCGGTGATGTACAATGGATGTTTGCAGGTAAAGGGATACTTCATAGTGAAGGCCCTTCGGAAGATTTTCTCAGAGAAGGCGGTACCTATGAACTGCTGCAGCTCTGGTTCAACGTGCCAGCAGCCCGTAAAGGCGAAAATCCATATTATCAGTATGTAAAGGGTACAGACATGCCTCCTGTGGCCCAGGCAGACGGGGTATCACTAACCCTCGTCAGCGGTAACTATGAAGGCAAAACAGGTCCGCTGCAGAATTATACGCCCATCACTGCCATCTGGGGCAGCATACAGGCCGGTAAAAAGGTAACGCTAAAGGCTACACCGGGTTACTGGACTTTGCTGTACGCAATAGACGGACAAATCACCGTCAATGGAACTACTGTCAACGGATACCACCTGGTGGTATTTGATAAGGACGATGCCAGCCCCGACATACAGATCACTGCCGATGAAACAACCCGCCTGCTTTATCTCTGTGCAGAGCCTATCAATGAGCCTATAGCGGCAAAAGATAATTTTGTGATGAATACGGCTGAAGAAATAGAACAAGCCTTTGCTGATTATAAGAATGGACTTTTTGGCACGCTGGAAGCCTGA
- a CDS encoding dicarboxylate/amino acid:cation symporter: protein MEFIKNYRGILWLLGGIIAGTIAGLVLGKQVAIIKPIGDIFLNLLFTTVIPLVFFAIASAIAHIDASHRLGKVLGVMSLVFLSTLLIAAFFTIVAVWIFPIHQQVTLVHMEELANTGTFGDQLTRLLTVSEFYELLSRRNMLPFIIFSVLTGMAAMRAGERGASFRRFLHSGNEVMKDILGLLMKVAPVGLGAYFAYQVGTVGPELFGTYAHSLGIYYGFGTVYFIVGFSFYAFVAGGFRGIQTFWKNNIIPTLTAVGTGSSIATIPANLEAVHRMGVPPSIGNVVVPLGATLHKDGSSISSIIKMAVVFSMFGKGFDNVETIVMALGITVIVSIVEGGIPNGGYIGELLVMSVYKFPPEALPPLMVIGTLVDPLATILNATGDNVAAMLVTRFLPKRAAATS, encoded by the coding sequence ATGGAATTCATCAAAAATTACCGTGGCATTTTATGGCTGTTAGGCGGTATTATAGCGGGTACTATCGCAGGGTTGGTACTGGGCAAACAAGTGGCGATCATCAAACCGATAGGTGATATTTTTCTGAATCTGTTGTTTACGACTGTGATACCATTGGTATTTTTTGCCATCGCATCAGCGATCGCACATATCGATGCATCGCACCGGCTGGGCAAAGTGCTGGGAGTCATGTCGCTGGTATTTCTGAGTACGCTGTTGATAGCGGCATTTTTCACGATTGTGGCCGTGTGGATATTTCCGATCCATCAGCAGGTGACGCTGGTGCATATGGAGGAACTTGCCAATACCGGCACTTTCGGTGACCAGCTGACAAGGCTGCTGACGGTCAGTGAATTTTATGAGCTGCTGTCACGGAGGAACATGCTGCCTTTCATCATTTTTTCAGTACTGACAGGTATGGCCGCTATGCGGGCAGGAGAAAGGGGCGCCTCTTTCCGGCGTTTCCTGCATTCGGGCAATGAGGTCATGAAAGACATCCTGGGACTGCTGATGAAAGTAGCTCCTGTGGGCCTGGGCGCGTATTTCGCTTACCAGGTGGGTACTGTAGGGCCGGAGCTTTTTGGCACCTATGCGCATTCTTTAGGCATCTACTATGGTTTCGGTACTGTTTATTTTATTGTGGGCTTTAGCTTCTATGCCTTTGTGGCCGGTGGTTTCAGAGGCATTCAGACTTTCTGGAAAAACAATATCATCCCTACCCTGACGGCTGTCGGCACAGGTAGCAGCATCGCTACTATTCCGGCCAATCTGGAAGCGGTGCACCGTATGGGCGTACCTCCGTCTATTGGTAATGTAGTTGTACCGCTGGGTGCCACCTTACATAAAGACGGTTCCAGCATCAGCTCCATCATCAAGATGGCCGTGGTATTCTCCATGTTCGGCAAAGGGTTCGATAATGTTGAAACCATTGTAATGGCGCTGGGCATCACGGTGATTGTGAGTATTGTGGAAGGCGGCATCCCCAATGGTGGTTATATCGGAGAGCTGCTGGTAATGTCTGTGTATAAGTTTCCACCGGAGGCGCTCCCGCCGCTGATGGTGATTGGTACCCTGGTAGATCCGCTGGCTACCATCCTCAATGCGACGGGAGACAATGTGGCCGCTATGCTGGTAACGCGTTTTCTTCCAAAGCGGGCTGCGGCAACTTCTTAA